A single genomic interval of Phocoenobacter uteri harbors:
- a CDS encoding ABC transporter substrate-binding protein, with translation MQTQFIRSLLATAVLVGLSNYSFAANVPEGTALAKVQEITINNGAEPSSFDPHKIEGTPESQVVYQLFEGLVTKNSDGKVEPGVATSWEHSDDFKTWTFHLRDDAKWSNGESVTAQDFVYSWQRVVSPSTASPYASYVTFLQVENAQDIIDGKKEAKTLGVEAKDDHTFVVHLSDPVPYAVGLVAHSSLLPVNQKVVEKFGDQWVKQENIVGNGAYKLAGHVINEKIEFVRNPLYWNDKATVIDKATFLEIPNPTTDVARYRAGDLDVTDHALPPEQFAKLKKEIPDEVFAPRSLSTYIYEINNKKFTDVRVRKALNLALDREIITDKVMGQGQTPTYVFTPTYIEEGEKIQQPEYSKLSMKERNTEAIKLLKEAGYSKANPLTFTILYNTSENHKKIAIAAASIWKQNTKGLINVKLENQEWKTYLDSRHNGSYDIARAGWSGDYNQATTFTNYYLSDSSNNTAFYKSQAYDDALASAFKAKDAEGRAEAYAKAEAVLANDYPIVPVYNYVNPRLVKTYVKGYSGKDPLDNIFLKNLYIIKH, from the coding sequence ATGCAAACACAATTTATTCGTTCTCTATTAGCCACAGCGGTTCTCGTTGGGCTATCAAATTACTCTTTTGCGGCAAATGTACCCGAAGGCACGGCGTTAGCTAAAGTACAAGAAATCACAATAAACAACGGTGCTGAGCCATCAAGTTTTGACCCACATAAAATTGAAGGTACGCCAGAATCTCAAGTGGTTTATCAATTATTTGAAGGTTTAGTCACTAAAAACTCTGACGGTAAAGTTGAACCGGGTGTGGCAACATCGTGGGAGCATTCCGATGATTTCAAGACGTGGACATTCCATTTACGAGATGATGCCAAATGGTCAAATGGCGAGTCTGTGACTGCTCAAGATTTTGTTTATTCGTGGCAACGTGTCGTGTCACCAAGTACTGCTTCACCTTATGCAAGTTATGTGACATTCTTACAAGTTGAAAATGCCCAAGATATTATTGACGGTAAAAAAGAGGCAAAAACCTTAGGCGTTGAAGCCAAAGACGATCATACTTTTGTGGTACATTTAAGTGATCCTGTGCCTTATGCGGTAGGCTTAGTGGCTCACTCATCACTCTTACCTGTGAATCAAAAAGTGGTTGAGAAATTTGGGGATCAATGGGTGAAACAAGAAAACATTGTTGGTAACGGGGCGTATAAGTTAGCAGGACACGTGATCAATGAAAAAATTGAGTTTGTGCGTAATCCGCTTTATTGGAATGATAAAGCAACGGTGATTGATAAAGCGACGTTCCTAGAAATTCCGAATCCAACCACCGACGTGGCGCGTTATCGTGCAGGGGATTTAGATGTGACAGATCACGCTTTACCACCAGAGCAATTTGCAAAATTGAAAAAAGAAATTCCGGATGAAGTCTTTGCACCACGTTCGCTATCGACCTATATTTATGAAATCAATAATAAAAAATTCACCGATGTGCGTGTGCGTAAAGCGTTAAATTTAGCCTTAGATCGTGAAATTATTACTGATAAAGTGATGGGACAAGGCCAAACCCCAACTTACGTATTTACTCCAACTTATATTGAAGAAGGCGAGAAAATTCAACAGCCTGAATACAGTAAATTAAGTATGAAAGAGCGTAATACTGAAGCGATTAAATTACTTAAAGAGGCAGGGTACAGCAAAGCAAATCCGCTAACGTTCACGATTTTATATAACACCAGTGAAAACCATAAAAAGATTGCGATTGCAGCTGCTTCCATTTGGAAACAAAACACCAAGGGCTTAATTAACGTTAAATTAGAAAACCAAGAGTGGAAAACTTATTTAGATAGCCGTCATAATGGAAGCTATGATATTGCACGTGCGGGCTGGTCTGGGGACTACAACCAAGCAACCACCTTTACCAATTATTACCTTTCAGATTCAAGCAATAATACCGCATTCTATAAAAGCCAAGCTTATGATGACGCACTTGCCAGTGCCTTTAAAGCCAAAGATGCCGAAGGTCGTGCGGAGGCTTATGCCAAAGCGGAAGCCGTGTTAGCCAATGACTATCCAATTGTGCCTGTGTATAACTATGTAAATCCACGTTTAGTAAAAACCTATGTAAAAGGTTATAGCGGAAAAGATCCATTGGATAATATCTTCTTGAAAAACTTATACATTATTAAACACTAA
- the oppB gene encoding oligopeptide ABC transporter permease OppB, producing MLKFILKRILEAIPTLFILITFSFFLMRLAPGNPFSSEKAYPPEVMANIEAKYHLNEPLYKQYGLYLENLAHGDFGPSFKYKDQSVNDLLASAFPVSFKLGSIAFVFAVLLGITAGVVAALKQNSKWDYIVMGFAMTGVIMPSFVFAPLLVLFFAIYMKWLPAGGWNGGEIYYMVLPVLSLTIGYLAGIARITRGSMIEVLHSNYIRTAKAKGLSLKKIIFRHALKPALLPVITYLGPAFVGIITGSMVIESVFGLPGIGQLFVNGALNRDYSLVLSLTILVGTLTIFFNALVDIFYAIIDPKVRYS from the coding sequence ATGTTGAAATTTATTTTAAAACGGATTTTGGAAGCCATTCCAACGTTGTTTATTTTGATTACCTTCTCCTTTTTTCTAATGCGTCTCGCTCCGGGTAACCCTTTTTCTTCTGAAAAAGCTTACCCACCAGAAGTAATGGCAAATATTGAAGCAAAATATCATTTAAACGAACCGTTATATAAACAGTATGGCTTATATTTAGAAAATCTCGCTCACGGCGATTTTGGCCCTTCATTCAAATATAAAGACCAAAGTGTGAATGATTTGCTCGCCTCTGCCTTTCCGGTTTCTTTCAAACTAGGCTCAATCGCCTTTGTTTTTGCAGTGTTATTAGGCATAACCGCAGGCGTTGTGGCAGCACTCAAACAAAATAGCAAATGGGATTATATTGTGATGGGCTTTGCGATGACGGGGGTAATAATGCCAAGCTTTGTGTTCGCCCCATTATTGGTTTTATTCTTCGCAATTTATATGAAATGGTTGCCCGCCGGCGGTTGGAATGGGGGCGAGATCTATTATATGGTGTTGCCCGTGTTATCGCTCACTATTGGCTATTTAGCAGGGATTGCTCGTATCACGCGTGGCTCAATGATTGAAGTGTTGCATTCTAACTATATCCGCACCGCAAAAGCCAAAGGTTTATCCCTCAAAAAAATTATTTTTAGACACGCATTAAAACCAGCATTATTGCCTGTTATCACTTACTTAGGACCTGCGTTTGTGGGGATTATTACCGGTTCAATGGTCATTGAAAGTGTGTTTGGTTTACCAGGTATCGGGCAACTTTTTGTGAATGGAGCATTAAACCGTGATTATTCATTGGTGTTAAGTTTAACTATTTTGGTGGGGACATTAACCATTTTCTTTAATGCCTTAGTGGATATTTTCTACGCCATTATTGACCCAAAAGTCCGCTATTCATAA
- the oppC gene encoding oligopeptide ABC transporter permease OppC, whose product MLVNNKKNEEFVSQLADNVAEQIENNTIVGRSLWQDASRRFFRNKAAVTSLILLCFIVLFITFAPMLMPFSYEDTDWNMMGVAPDFESGHYFGTDSSGRDLLVRIAIGGRISLMVGVLGAIISVLIGTTYGAISGYVGGRTDSIMMRLVEILGSFPFMFFIILLVTFFGQNILLIFVAIGAIAWLSLARIVRGQTLSLKNKEFIEAAQVTGVSHTKIVSKHIIPNVLGIVAVYASLEVPNLILFESFLSFLGLGTQEPMSSWGALLSDGAAQMETSPWLLFFPALFLCLTLFCFNFIGDGLRDALDPKDK is encoded by the coding sequence ATGTTAGTGAACAATAAAAAGAATGAAGAATTTGTATCGCAATTAGCGGATAATGTCGCAGAACAAATTGAAAATAATACTATTGTCGGACGCAGTTTATGGCAGGACGCTAGCCGTCGTTTTTTTAGAAATAAAGCTGCTGTTACTAGCTTGATTTTATTGTGTTTCATCGTGCTATTTATTACTTTTGCACCGATGTTAATGCCATTTAGCTACGAAGACACCGATTGGAATATGATGGGCGTTGCACCGGATTTTGAATCAGGACATTATTTCGGCACAGATTCATCTGGACGAGATTTATTGGTTCGGATTGCGATTGGTGGTAGAATTTCCTTGATGGTCGGCGTGTTAGGTGCGATTATTTCGGTGTTAATTGGCACAACCTACGGAGCAATTTCAGGCTATGTTGGCGGAAGAACCGATTCAATTATGATGCGTTTAGTTGAAATTTTAGGTTCATTCCCTTTTATGTTTTTTATTATTTTACTCGTCACTTTCTTTGGGCAAAATATTCTGTTAATTTTTGTTGCCATTGGGGCGATTGCGTGGTTAAGTTTAGCCCGTATTGTGCGAGGTCAAACTCTGAGTTTAAAAAATAAAGAATTTATTGAAGCCGCTCAAGTCACAGGGGTTAGCCACACGAAAATCGTGTCTAAACACATTATTCCGAACGTATTGGGGATCGTCGCCGTTTATGCCTCATTAGAAGTACCAAATTTGATTTTATTTGAATCATTCCTAAGTTTCTTAGGATTAGGTACCCAAGAGCCGATGAGTAGCTGGGGAGCATTATTAAGTGATGGTGCAGCCCAAATGGAAACCTCGCCGTGGTTATTATTTTTCCCTGCGTTGTTCCTTTGTTTAACGCTGTTCTGCTTTAATTTTATCGGCGACGGATTGCGTGACGCATTAGACCCAAAAGATAAATAG
- a CDS encoding ABC transporter ATP-binding protein → MKLLEVKDLNVYLKTDDALVHAVQGISFDVKRGQTLAIVGESGSGKSVTSMSIMQLLPENIVSFGENSEIIFEDKSILTLSEKEMRDLRGGRIGMIFQEPMTSLNPFMRIGSQIVESVMTHQPHLSKKEAEQLTLDTLNIVKIPDAEKKMKSYPHEFSGGQLQRIMIAMAIINKPCLLIADEPTTALDVTTQAEILDLMLDIQKEMGMAIILISHDLRLVHKYSDDVCVMQNGKIIESGNTDDVFNNPQHAYTQELLNPIPDTLKPAPDENAKDLIVLENVDVDYVVQRSWFGKPKKVFNAVKNISLNLKEGETLGIVGESGSGKSTLGRAVMQILDYKGDIYFDGRDIPQLSKAERQALKKDMQMVFQDPFNSLSPRLTIGEIIGEGLLVHYPEMSKQQRRERVMKMLEEVNLSPSMINRYPHEFSGGQRQRIAIARAMILEPKFVLLDEPTSALDRSTQLTVIELLNNLQKKYGLSYLFISHDLSVVKALSNHVMVMQQGEVVESGDTQQIFHNPQHPYTQRLIEASNL, encoded by the coding sequence ATGAAATTACTTGAAGTGAAAGATTTGAATGTTTACCTTAAAACCGATGACGCACTGGTTCACGCTGTGCAAGGTATCTCATTTGATGTGAAGCGTGGGCAAACATTGGCGATTGTAGGGGAGTCTGGTTCAGGTAAATCGGTAACCTCAATGTCAATTATGCAATTATTACCTGAAAATATCGTCTCTTTTGGGGAAAATTCTGAAATTATTTTTGAAGATAAATCCATTTTAACCCTTTCAGAAAAAGAAATGCGTGATTTGCGTGGTGGGCGTATTGGTATGATTTTTCAAGAGCCGATGACTTCGCTTAACCCATTTATGCGAATTGGCTCGCAAATTGTAGAATCCGTGATGACCCACCAACCTCATCTTTCTAAAAAAGAAGCCGAGCAATTAACGCTAGATACCTTAAATATCGTAAAAATTCCTGACGCTGAAAAGAAAATGAAAAGCTATCCTCACGAATTTTCAGGCGGGCAATTACAGCGTATTATGATTGCAATGGCGATTATCAATAAACCGTGTTTACTGATTGCCGATGAGCCAACCACAGCCCTTGACGTAACCACACAGGCAGAAATTCTGGATTTGATGTTGGATATCCAAAAAGAAATGGGAATGGCGATTATTTTAATCTCACACGATTTACGCCTTGTGCATAAATATTCCGATGATGTTTGCGTAATGCAAAATGGTAAAATTATTGAAAGTGGTAACACCGATGACGTGTTTAATAATCCACAGCACGCTTACACCCAAGAGTTACTCAATCCGATTCCTGATACCTTAAAACCTGCACCTGATGAAAATGCCAAAGATTTAATCGTGCTTGAAAATGTGGACGTAGATTATGTGGTACAACGTTCGTGGTTTGGTAAACCGAAAAAAGTCTTTAATGCGGTAAAAAATATCTCATTAAACTTAAAAGAAGGCGAAACGCTCGGTATTGTAGGGGAGTCAGGCTCAGGAAAATCGACCTTAGGACGTGCCGTAATGCAAATTTTAGATTACAAAGGCGATATTTATTTTGATGGACGTGATATTCCACAGCTCTCCAAAGCAGAGCGTCAAGCCTTGAAAAAAGATATGCAAATGGTGTTCCAAGACCCATTCAATTCACTCTCGCCACGCTTAACCATTGGCGAAATTATCGGTGAAGGCTTGCTTGTTCACTATCCTGAAATGAGTAAACAACAACGTCGTGAACGCGTAATGAAAATGTTAGAAGAAGTGAATTTATCCCCTTCAATGATCAACCGTTACCCACACGAATTTTCAGGGGGACAACGTCAGCGTATTGCAATTGCTCGTGCGATGATTTTAGAACCTAAATTCGTATTACTTGACGAACCAACATCAGCATTAGACCGTTCAACACAATTAACCGTGATTGAATTATTAAATAACTTACAGAAAAAATACGGATTAAGTTACTTGTTTATTAGCCACGATTTATCGGTGGTGAAAGCATTAAGTAACCACGTAATGGTAATGCAACAGGGCGAAGTCGTGGAGAGCGGTGATACCCAACAAATCTTCCACAACCCACAACACCCTTATACACAGCGTTTGATTGAAGCATCTAACCTTTAA
- the folP gene encoding dihydropteroate synthase, whose amino-acid sequence MKINFKNYQKCDRLLDLTKPNIMGILNFTPDSFSDSGRFFSLDKALFQVEKMLNDGADIIDIGGESTRPNAEIISEQQELERVVPLVEAVRSRFDCLISVDTSKAEVMKESAKVGMDIINDIRALTLPNALDTAAELGLPVCLMHMQGTPQTMQQNPDYDDVVDEVATFLNKRAFACLISGIPQEHIILDVGFGFGKTVEHNYQLLKHLNIFAESGYPILAGLSRKSMIGAVLDKPVEDRLIGSVAGALLCVQNGAKIVRVHDVKETAEALKVWNAMNEVS is encoded by the coding sequence ATGAAAATTAATTTCAAAAATTACCAAAAATGTGACCGCTTATTAGATTTAACCAAGCCGAATATTATGGGGATTTTAAATTTTACCCCTGATTCATTCTCGGATAGCGGACGTTTTTTCTCGTTAGACAAAGCTCTTTTTCAAGTGGAAAAAATGCTTAATGACGGTGCAGATATTATTGATATCGGAGGCGAATCAACTCGCCCTAACGCTGAAATTATTAGCGAACAACAAGAGCTAGAACGTGTCGTTCCTTTGGTTGAGGCGGTTCGCTCACGCTTTGATTGTTTAATCTCAGTGGATACCTCAAAAGCCGAAGTAATGAAAGAGTCCGCCAAAGTCGGAATGGATATTATCAACGATATCCGAGCCTTAACCCTGCCGAATGCGTTGGATACCGCTGCCGAATTAGGCTTACCGGTGTGCTTAATGCATATGCAAGGTACGCCTCAAACAATGCAACAAAACCCTGATTATGATGATGTAGTGGATGAAGTGGCAACGTTCTTAAATAAGCGTGCCTTTGCGTGTCTAATTTCAGGTATTCCACAGGAACATATTATTTTAGATGTCGGTTTTGGTTTTGGAAAAACTGTTGAACACAATTATCAACTGTTAAAACATTTAAACATTTTCGCCGAATCAGGCTACCCTATTCTTGCAGGGCTTTCTCGCAAATCAATGATCGGTGCAGTGTTAGATAAACCCGTTGAAGATCGCTTGATTGGGAGCGTTGCAGGGGCATTATTATGTGTGCAAAATGGGGCTAAAATTGTGCGAGTTCATGATGTAAAAGAAACCGCAGAAGCGTTGAAGGTTTGGAATGCGATGAACGAAGTAAGTTGA
- the rluC gene encoding 23S rRNA pseudouridine(955/2504/2580) synthase RluC has product MTEKVISAKVQFVTISDDESGQRIDNFLLAKLKGVPKSLIYRIVRKGEVRVNKGRIKPEYKLQGGDIVRIPPVRVSEKNTTPISTKLNKVAELESHILYEDEVLIVVNKPSGIAVHGGSGLSFGLIEALRALRPEARFLELVHRIDRDTSGILLVAKKRSALRNLHEQLRVKTVKKDYLALVRGQWQSHVKAVKAPLKKNELASGERIVRVSEDGKPSDTRFSIEERYQSATLVKASPVTGRTHQIRVHTQYAGHPIALDSKYGDAEFDQKMKSFGLNRLFLHAYSIRFTHPRTEEEMVITAPLDSNLKAILKRLRDEN; this is encoded by the coding sequence ATGACAGAAAAAGTAATCAGTGCCAAAGTGCAATTTGTAACCATTAGTGATGATGAAAGTGGACAGCGAATTGATAATTTCTTACTTGCAAAGCTTAAAGGCGTGCCGAAAAGTTTAATTTATCGTATCGTTCGTAAGGGCGAAGTACGCGTAAACAAAGGGCGTATCAAACCTGAATATAAGCTACAAGGTGGCGATATTGTGCGTATTCCGCCAGTGCGTGTATCTGAAAAAAATACCACTCCAATTTCCACCAAACTCAATAAAGTGGCTGAATTAGAAAGCCATATTTTATATGAAGATGAAGTGCTAATTGTGGTAAATAAACCATCAGGCATTGCGGTTCACGGTGGTAGTGGATTAAGTTTTGGACTAATTGAGGCGTTGCGAGCATTACGTCCAGAAGCACGCTTTTTGGAATTAGTCCACCGTATTGACCGTGATACCTCAGGAATTCTGTTAGTCGCTAAAAAACGCTCTGCGTTACGCAATTTACACGAACAGTTACGCGTTAAAACTGTGAAAAAAGACTATCTCGCCTTAGTACGTGGACAGTGGCAATCCCACGTAAAAGCCGTTAAAGCACCGTTGAAAAAGAACGAATTAGCCAGTGGCGAACGTATTGTGCGAGTGAGCGAAGATGGCAAACCGTCTGACACCCGTTTTAGCATTGAAGAACGATACCAAAGTGCGACCTTAGTGAAAGCCTCGCCAGTAACAGGACGCACTCACCAAATCCGTGTGCATACTCAATATGCAGGGCACCCGATTGCATTAGACAGTAAATATGGCGACGCCGAATTTGATCAAAAAATGAAAAGTTTTGGGCTAAACCGTCTGTTTTTACACGCTTATTCAATTCGTTTCACACACCCAAGAACCGAAGAAGAAATGGTGATTACCGCTCCACTAGATAGCAACTTAAAAGCAATTTTAAAAAGGCTAAGAGATGAAAATTAA
- the fdhD gene encoding formate dehydrogenase accessory sulfurtransferase FdhD yields the protein MIFITKKEAVFFNKNNKLDGDNKTASLFVTKNENLAVEMPVALVYNGISHTVMMASPQNLEEFAIGFSLAEGIIQDKKEIYGIDINPVCNGIEINIELSTRRFTAFKDHRRTLVGRTGCGICGTEQLNQVIKPLPPLKTTFQIDIQQLDPCLDLLSQQQILNQQTGATHATAFFDLNYNLLAIREDIGRHIALDKLLGWYALNDKPQGFIIVTSRASYEMVQKAVTCGIEMLIAISAATDLAVNMAQQSNLSLIGFARPQRATIYSGKERFNLDG from the coding sequence GTGATTTTTATTACCAAAAAAGAAGCTGTTTTCTTTAACAAAAATAACAAATTAGATGGCGACAATAAAACGGCATCATTATTCGTCACTAAAAATGAAAATCTTGCGGTAGAAATGCCTGTGGCACTTGTTTATAACGGCATTTCACACACCGTGATGATGGCAAGCCCCCAAAACTTGGAAGAGTTTGCGATTGGTTTTTCTTTGGCGGAAGGCATTATTCAGGATAAAAAAGAAATTTACGGCATTGATATTAACCCTGTTTGCAACGGTATCGAAATCAACATTGAATTATCGACACGCCGTTTTACTGCTTTTAAAGATCATCGCCGTACTCTCGTGGGCAGAACGGGTTGCGGCATTTGTGGTACAGAGCAACTAAACCAAGTGATCAAACCTCTTCCCCCTCTTAAAACCACCTTTCAGATCGATATTCAACAACTTGATCCTTGCTTAGATCTTTTATCCCAACAACAGATCTTAAACCAACAAACAGGGGCAACCCATGCGACTGCTTTCTTTGACTTAAATTACAATTTACTTGCCATTCGAGAAGATATCGGTCGCCATATCGCCCTTGATAAATTGCTCGGTTGGTACGCACTCAACGACAAACCACAGGGCTTTATTATCGTCACCAGCCGAGCCAGTTATGAAATGGTACAAAAAGCCGTCACCTGTGGCATTGAAATGCTGATCGCTATCTCCGCCGCCACGGATTTAGCCGTAAATATGGCACAGCAATCCAACTTATCCTTAATCGGCTTTGCTCGCCCACAACGAGCCACCATTTATTCAGGAAAAGAGCGTTTTAATCTCGACGGGTAA
- the fdnG gene encoding formate dehydrogenase-N subunit alpha — translation MQVTRRKFFKICTGVMAGTSATMLGFAPTKALAAPREYKLLRAKETRQTCTYCAVGCGMLMYSLGDGAKNVRSKLIHVEGDPDHPVSRGSLCPKGAGVMDFVNSPNRVLYPEYRAAGSDKWERISWHDALTRIARLLKDDRDANFQQTNAEGTTVNRWTTTGMLCASAASNETCWLTHKWGRALGMVVLDNQGSTCHGPTVASLAPSFGRGAMTNHWVDIKNADVVIAMGANPAEAHPVGFKWVIEAKKQNNATFMVIDPRFNRSAAVADHYITIRSGSDIAFLLGAIRWLLENDKIQHEYVRHYTNATFLVSDEFDFEDGLFSGYDPETRTYDKSKWVYQLDENGNPIRDMSMKDPRCVINLLRKHVERYTPEMVERITGISPKNQLLFCETIGATAVPEKTTSFLYALGWTQHTVGTQNIRSMAMIQLLLGNIGMAGGGVNALRGHSNVQGATDLGLYPHTLPSYLKLPQDKDRTLADFLARTTPKTLGEDQVNYWKNTPKFMVSLLKAFYGDNATADNEFGYQFLPKYDQRYDPDKYIDLMSQGKVTGYMCQGFNPVGSFPNKNKVIAALSKLKFLVIFDPIKTATSDFWQNHGEMNDVNPADIQTEVFRLPTTCFAEEDGSIANSGRWLQWHWKAVEQPYEAKPDVEILSELRAILLEMYRKEGGANFEALEAMQWNYMNPLEPTAEELAKENNGYALKDLYDADGKLIAKKGQLLSGFGHLRDDGSTMAGCWIYTGQWTEQGNQMANRDNADPSGLGNTLGWSFAWPANRRILYNRASADLAGNPWNKDRQLVKWNGKNWNYIDIADFGTAPPNAKTMPFIMQPDGSGGIFGSNRIGDGPFPEHYEPWETPIGTNPLHPNVVQNPVARVLQDDRNSFGTAKEFPYVGTTYSLTELFHCWTGQAMLNVIAQPQQFAEIGEALANEKGIKAGDWVKVTSKRGFIKAKAVVTKRLKDLQVNGQTVHQIGLPTHWSFSTVGQKGFLTNTLTPPVGDANTQTPEYKAFLVNIEKVEG, via the coding sequence ATGCAGGTTACAAGAAGAAAATTCTTTAAAATCTGTACAGGTGTAATGGCGGGGACTTCAGCCACAATGTTAGGTTTTGCACCGACAAAAGCGTTGGCAGCCCCCCGTGAATATAAATTGTTACGTGCGAAGGAAACACGTCAAACCTGTACTTATTGTGCTGTTGGCTGTGGAATGTTGATGTATAGTTTAGGTGATGGAGCAAAAAATGTACGTTCAAAACTGATCCACGTAGAAGGCGATCCAGACCACCCAGTTAGCCGAGGATCACTTTGCCCGAAAGGGGCAGGGGTGATGGATTTTGTGAATAGTCCTAACCGTGTGTTGTATCCTGAATATCGTGCGGCTGGCTCGGATAAATGGGAGAGAATTTCTTGGCACGATGCTTTAACGCGTATTGCACGTTTATTGAAAGATGATCGTGATGCGAATTTCCAACAAACGAACGCTGAAGGCACAACCGTTAATCGTTGGACGACAACGGGAATGCTGTGTGCATCGGCAGCGAGCAATGAAACCTGTTGGTTGACCCATAAATGGGGACGTGCGTTGGGTATGGTGGTGCTTGATAATCAAGGCAGTACCTGTCACGGTCCGACGGTAGCAAGCCTTGCACCGTCATTCGGACGTGGTGCAATGACAAACCATTGGGTCGATATTAAAAATGCGGACGTGGTGATTGCAATGGGAGCAAATCCTGCGGAAGCCCACCCTGTCGGCTTTAAATGGGTGATTGAAGCGAAGAAACAAAATAATGCCACCTTTATGGTGATTGACCCTCGTTTTAACCGTAGTGCTGCGGTGGCAGATCACTATATTACCATTCGTAGTGGTTCTGATATTGCTTTCCTATTAGGTGCCATTCGTTGGTTACTTGAAAATGATAAAATTCAGCACGAATATGTGCGTCATTATACGAATGCGACATTCTTAGTCAGTGATGAATTTGATTTTGAGGACGGGCTATTCAGCGGTTACGATCCTGAAACGAGAACCTATGATAAATCAAAATGGGTTTATCAATTAGATGAAAACGGCAATCCGATCCGCGATATGTCGATGAAAGATCCTCGTTGTGTGATCAACTTATTGCGTAAACACGTTGAGCGTTATACCCCTGAAATGGTGGAGCGAATCACGGGCATTTCACCAAAAAATCAATTATTATTCTGTGAAACCATTGGTGCGACTGCCGTTCCAGAAAAAACGACCTCTTTCCTTTATGCACTAGGTTGGACACAACATACCGTGGGGACGCAAAATATTCGTTCAATGGCGATGATTCAGTTATTGCTCGGTAATATCGGTATGGCAGGGGGCGGTGTCAATGCGTTGCGTGGACACTCAAATGTACAAGGGGCAACGGATTTGGGCTTATATCCACACACCTTACCGTCTTATTTGAAATTGCCACAGGATAAAGATCGCACTTTGGCGGATTTCTTAGCTCGTACCACACCAAAAACCTTGGGTGAAGATCAGGTTAACTATTGGAAAAATACCCCTAAATTTATGGTGAGTTTGCTTAAAGCCTTTTATGGTGATAATGCAACAGCTGACAATGAATTTGGGTATCAATTCTTGCCAAAATACGATCAGCGTTATGATCCGGATAAATATATTGATTTAATGTCACAAGGTAAAGTAACGGGTTATATGTGTCAGGGCTTTAACCCTGTGGGTTCATTCCCAAATAAAAATAAGGTGATTGCTGCGTTAAGCAAATTAAAATTTTTGGTCATTTTTGATCCAATTAAGACCGCTACCTCTGACTTCTGGCAAAATCACGGTGAGATGAATGATGTTAATCCTGCTGATATCCAAACAGAAGTATTCCGCTTGCCAACCACTTGTTTTGCAGAAGAAGATGGCTCAATTGCTAACTCAGGACGTTGGTTACAATGGCACTGGAAAGCCGTTGAACAGCCTTATGAAGCAAAACCTGATGTTGAAATTTTATCCGAATTGCGTGCGATTTTATTAGAAATGTATCGCAAAGAAGGAGGGGCAAATTTTGAGGCTTTAGAAGCAATGCAGTGGAACTATATGAACCCTCTCGAACCAACAGCAGAAGAATTGGCGAAAGAGAATAATGGTTATGCCTTAAAAGATTTGTACGATGCGGACGGTAAATTGATTGCGAAAAAAGGGCAATTGTTATCAGGCTTTGGGCACTTACGTGATGATGGCTCAACGATGGCGGGCTGCTGGATTTATACAGGGCAATGGACAGAGCAAGGTAACCAAATGGCAAACCGAGATAATGCCGATCCGTCAGGTTTAGGAAATACACTCGGCTGGTCTTTTGCGTGGCCGGCAAACCGCCGTATTTTGTATAACCGAGCCAGTGCTGATTTAGCGGGTAATCCTTGGAATAAAGATCGTCAATTAGTGAAATGGAACGGTAAAAACTGGAACTACATTGATATTGCGGATTTTGGAACAGCACCACCAAATGCAAAAACAATGCCATTCATTATGCAACCTGACGGAAGCGGTGGTATTTTTGGTTCAAATCGCATTGGTGATGGTCCGTTCCCTGAACATTATGAACCTTGGGAAACCCCGATTGGCACAAATCCACTGCACCCAAATGTGGTACAAAACCCAGTGGCTCGAGTGTTACAGGACGATAGAAATTCATTTGGTACAGCAAAAGAGTTTCCTTATGTCGGTACGACTTACAGCTTAACGGAGCTTTTCCACTGTTGGACAGGACAGGCAATGCTCAATGTGATCGCACAACCTCAGCAATTTGCTGAAATTGGTGAAGCACTGGCAAATGAAAAAGGAATTAAAGCGGGCGATTGGGTAAAAGTCACCTCAAAACGTGGTTTTATTAAAGCGAAAGCTGTCGTTACTAAGCGTTTGAAAGATTTACAAGTCAATGGTCAAACTGTTCATCAAATTGGGCTACCGACACATTGGAGCTTTAGCACTGTAGGGCAAAAAGGATTTTTAACAAATACCTTAACACCACCTGTGGGAGATGCGAATACGCAAACCCCTGAGTATAAAGCATTCCTTGTGAATATTGAGAAAGTGGAGGGCTAA